In Luteibacter mycovicinus, a genomic segment contains:
- the metB gene encoding cystathionine gamma-synthase — protein sequence MTTHESRLCTRAVRAGIESDTQHGAVVPPLHLSTNYAFEGFGRKRAYDYSRSGNPTRDLLGEALTELEEGAGAVVTGSGMSAVALALELVPSGALVLAAHDCYGGTWRLLDAWAKKGRFRVRFVDFTDPTALADGLAEKPALVWVETPSNPLLRITDVRHVAQAAHAVGALVVVDNTFLSPALQQPLTLGADIVVHSTTKYINGHSDVVGGAVIAADQAVAEQLKWWGNCNGLTGSPFDSFLTLRGVRTLAVRLRAHEENARRIADRLDAHDAVSRVFYPGLASHPGHALAQRQQKGFGAMLSFEIAGGTDAIEAFVDGLRYFSLAESLGGVESLVAHPASMTHASMAPEARKVAGISDSLLRLSVGIEDGDDLLADLEAALARAAAVASVTSKRKVGA from the coding sequence ATGACCACCCACGAATCCCGTCTGTGTACCCGCGCAGTCCGCGCCGGCATCGAATCCGACACTCAGCACGGCGCCGTCGTGCCGCCGCTGCACCTGTCGACCAACTATGCGTTCGAGGGCTTCGGCCGCAAGCGCGCCTATGACTACTCACGCAGCGGCAATCCCACCCGCGACCTGCTCGGCGAAGCGCTGACGGAGCTGGAAGAGGGCGCGGGCGCGGTCGTCACCGGCAGTGGGATGTCCGCCGTGGCGCTGGCGCTGGAGCTCGTACCCTCCGGTGCCCTCGTGCTTGCCGCGCACGATTGCTATGGCGGCACGTGGCGCCTGCTCGATGCCTGGGCGAAGAAGGGGCGCTTCCGTGTGCGTTTCGTCGACTTCACCGATCCGACCGCGCTTGCGGATGGCCTCGCGGAGAAGCCGGCACTGGTCTGGGTGGAAACGCCGTCCAACCCGCTGCTGCGTATCACCGACGTGCGTCACGTCGCGCAGGCCGCGCATGCCGTCGGCGCACTCGTCGTCGTCGATAACACCTTCCTGTCGCCCGCCCTGCAGCAGCCGTTGACACTCGGCGCCGACATCGTCGTTCACTCGACCACCAAGTACATCAACGGACATAGCGACGTGGTCGGCGGTGCGGTGATCGCCGCGGACCAGGCGGTCGCCGAGCAGCTGAAGTGGTGGGGTAACTGCAACGGGCTCACGGGGTCGCCGTTCGACAGCTTCCTCACGCTGCGTGGTGTGCGGACGCTGGCCGTACGCCTTCGTGCCCACGAAGAAAATGCTCGCCGTATCGCCGACCGCCTCGACGCACACGACGCCGTGTCGCGTGTGTTCTATCCCGGTCTCGCGTCGCACCCCGGCCACGCGCTGGCGCAGCGCCAGCAGAAAGGTTTCGGCGCGATGCTCAGCTTCGAGATCGCCGGCGGTACCGACGCGATCGAAGCCTTCGTCGATGGCCTGCGCTATTTCTCGCTGGCGGAGTCGCTGGGTGGCGTCGAGAGCCTGGTCGCTCATCCCGCCTCCATGACGCACGCGTCGATGGCGCCGGAAGCGCGCAAGGTCGCCGGTATTTCCGACAGCCTGCTGCGTCTCTCGGTCGGCATCGAAGATGGTGACGACCTGCTGGCGGATCTCGAAGCCGCGCTGGCGCGCGCGGCGGCGGTGGCGTCGGTCACCTCGAAACGCAAGGTCGGCGCGTGA
- a CDS encoding YceI family protein — protein sequence MIRRLSALTVALALPFAASAADYKVGPGSTLGFSGKFQGQQFDGTFGKFDAAISYDAANLAASKFDVTVDAATAKTGDSDRDNALPGSDFLDVKKFATAHYVTTGFSKDAKGNVIANGNLTLHGVTKPVALKVVFSPNAGGARLSVTGTLKRLDFGVGSGDYKDTSTIADEVLVNGSLNLLPK from the coding sequence ATGATCCGCCGCCTGTCCGCCCTCACCGTCGCGCTGGCCCTGCCGTTCGCCGCGTCTGCCGCGGATTACAAGGTCGGCCCCGGCAGCACGCTCGGTTTCAGCGGCAAGTTCCAGGGCCAGCAGTTCGACGGCACGTTCGGCAAGTTCGATGCGGCGATCAGCTACGACGCCGCGAATCTCGCCGCGTCGAAATTCGACGTGACCGTCGATGCCGCCACGGCGAAGACAGGCGACAGCGACCGCGACAACGCGCTGCCGGGGTCCGATTTCCTGGACGTCAAGAAGTTCGCCACGGCGCACTACGTCACGACCGGCTTCAGCAAGGACGCCAAGGGCAACGTCATCGCCAACGGCAACCTGACGCTGCACGGCGTGACGAAGCCGGTCGCACTGAAGGTCGTGTTCTCGCCCAACGCCGGCGGCGCACGTCTTTCGGTCACCGGTACCCTGAAGCGCCTGGACTTCGGCGTGGGCAGCGGCGATTACAAGGACACCTCGACCATCGCCGACGAGGTACTGGTCAACGGTTCGCTCAACCTGCTGCCGAAGTAA
- a CDS encoding L-serine ammonia-lyase → MAVSVFDLFKIGIGPSSSHTVGPMRAGARFAEHWLEEKGVLERVARVRCELFGSLAMTGRGHGTDKAVLLGFEGEWPDRVDPDTIPATLERIRGTRRIRILGRHEIPFDEKVDLVFNKRQKLPFHTNGMRFSAYDADGNELATRDYYSVGGGFVVNPDEAAEDRIVADTSEQPFAYSTGDQLLSLCKEHNLTIAQLVMHNEGIWRPEAETRAGLLTIWKAMQDCVSRGLRSPGVLPGGLKVNRRAPAMAAELRAQPEAALRDPLTILDWVNLYALAVNEENAAGGSVVTAPTNGAAGIVPAVLHYYRHFCPNASEDGVIQFLLTAGAIGILYKENASISGAEVGCQGEVGVACSMAAGGLTAALGGSVTQVENAAEIGMEHNLGLTCDPIGGLVQIPCIERNAMGAVKAINASRMALKSDGKHHVSLDKVIATMRDTGRDMKDKYKETSRGGLAVNVIEC, encoded by the coding sequence ATGGCAGTCAGCGTTTTCGACCTTTTCAAGATCGGCATCGGCCCGTCCTCCTCGCACACGGTGGGCCCCATGCGCGCCGGTGCGCGTTTCGCCGAACACTGGCTGGAGGAGAAGGGTGTACTGGAGCGCGTAGCGCGCGTGCGTTGCGAGCTGTTCGGCTCGCTGGCCATGACCGGACGCGGCCACGGCACCGATAAGGCGGTGTTGCTCGGGTTCGAGGGCGAGTGGCCCGATCGCGTCGATCCGGACACCATCCCGGCGACCCTCGAGCGCATCCGCGGAACCCGGCGCATCCGGATCCTCGGCCGCCACGAGATCCCCTTCGACGAAAAGGTCGATCTGGTCTTCAACAAGCGCCAGAAACTGCCGTTCCACACCAACGGCATGCGCTTCTCGGCCTACGATGCGGACGGCAACGAACTGGCCACACGCGACTACTACTCGGTCGGTGGCGGTTTCGTGGTCAATCCGGACGAAGCCGCGGAAGACCGCATCGTCGCCGACACCAGTGAGCAACCCTTCGCCTACTCCACCGGCGACCAGCTGCTCTCGCTGTGCAAGGAACACAACCTCACGATCGCCCAGCTGGTCATGCACAACGAGGGCATCTGGCGTCCCGAGGCGGAGACCCGCGCGGGTCTGCTGACCATCTGGAAGGCCATGCAGGACTGCGTCTCCCGCGGCCTGCGTTCGCCCGGCGTGCTTCCGGGCGGTCTGAAGGTCAATCGCCGCGCCCCCGCCATGGCCGCCGAGCTCCGCGCGCAGCCGGAAGCCGCGCTGCGCGATCCGCTCACCATCCTCGACTGGGTCAACCTGTACGCACTCGCGGTGAACGAAGAAAACGCGGCCGGCGGCAGCGTGGTGACGGCGCCGACGAATGGCGCCGCGGGCATCGTCCCGGCGGTGCTGCATTACTACCGCCACTTCTGCCCCAACGCATCGGAAGACGGCGTCATCCAGTTCCTGCTCACCGCAGGCGCCATCGGCATCCTCTATAAGGAAAACGCGTCGATTTCCGGCGCCGAAGTGGGCTGCCAGGGCGAAGTGGGCGTGGCCTGTTCCATGGCGGCCGGCGGTCTGACGGCCGCGCTGGGCGGTAGCGTGACCCAGGTCGAGAATGCCGCGGAGATCGGCATGGAGCACAACCTGGGCCTGACCTGCGACCCGATCGGTGGCCTCGTCCAGATTCCCTGCATCGAGCGCAACGCCATGGGCGCGGTGAAGGCGATCAACGCCAGCCGTATGGCGCTCAAGAGCGACGGCAAGCATCACGTTTCGCTGGACAAGGTGATCGCGACCATGCGCGACACGGGACGCGACATGAAGGACAAATACAAGGAAACATCGCGCGGCGGTCTGGCCGTCAACGTCATCGAATGCTGA
- a CDS encoding GTP-binding protein, translating into MGGFRDRLRGLSDRFRRGVPRAAATDERGGAVAASLRGLLDDPSIPSGVRDAMAADFRRIESMLDRLERDELHVAVFGRVSAGKSALGNALLGREAFTVGVLHGTTTEADAARLDEAANAGLVLIDTPGINELGGEAREKLAFEVAEVSDLIVFVADGDLTRDERDALRTLATTRRPLLVALNKVDRYSDDERDGLLERLRQHTATLVRREDVIAVAAQPSSRSVVELDASGHERLSSEPRPPDVTALKSRLLAIAEREGKTLSAINAGLFAGRLTDQISERVAATRREVASGVIRQYCVAKAVAVALNPVPVADLLLAGGLDAAMVVQLGRVYGLPLTRSESGKLVATISVQLAALMGAVWGMQLVASALKGLSGGVSVVVTAAAQGALGWYATVLIGRAAEHYLITGKSWGEHGAKRAVADIVAGLDRDSILREAREEILRRLHR; encoded by the coding sequence GTGGGCGGCTTCCGCGACCGCTTGCGCGGTCTCTCCGACCGCTTCCGTCGCGGCGTGCCTCGCGCTGCCGCGACGGACGAGCGCGGCGGCGCCGTCGCGGCCAGTCTGCGCGGACTGCTCGACGATCCGTCGATCCCATCAGGCGTGCGCGATGCGATGGCGGCGGACTTCCGCCGCATCGAAAGCATGCTGGATCGTCTGGAACGCGACGAACTGCATGTCGCCGTGTTCGGCCGCGTTTCCGCGGGAAAGTCGGCGCTGGGCAACGCACTGCTTGGCCGCGAGGCGTTCACCGTCGGCGTGCTGCACGGTACGACGACGGAAGCCGACGCGGCCCGCCTCGACGAAGCCGCCAATGCGGGACTCGTTCTCATCGACACGCCCGGCATCAACGAGCTGGGCGGCGAGGCGCGCGAGAAACTCGCCTTTGAAGTCGCCGAGGTCAGCGACCTCATCGTCTTCGTTGCCGACGGCGACCTCACCCGGGACGAACGGGATGCCTTGCGCACGCTCGCGACCACCCGTCGTCCGCTGCTGGTCGCACTGAACAAGGTCGATCGCTACAGCGACGACGAGCGCGACGGCCTGCTGGAGAGACTGCGCCAGCACACCGCGACACTGGTCCGGCGCGAGGACGTGATCGCCGTGGCGGCCCAGCCGTCCTCCCGGTCGGTCGTCGAACTCGACGCCAGCGGCCACGAGCGACTGTCGTCCGAGCCGCGCCCGCCCGATGTCACGGCGTTGAAATCACGCTTGTTGGCCATCGCCGAACGGGAAGGCAAGACGCTCTCGGCGATCAACGCCGGGCTGTTCGCCGGGCGGCTCACCGACCAGATCAGCGAGCGCGTCGCCGCGACGCGTCGTGAGGTCGCGTCCGGAGTCATCCGCCAGTATTGCGTCGCCAAGGCGGTGGCCGTGGCCCTGAATCCGGTACCGGTGGCCGACCTGCTGCTGGCGGGCGGCCTGGACGCCGCCATGGTCGTGCAGCTCGGCCGGGTCTACGGCCTGCCGCTGACCCGGAGCGAATCCGGAAAACTCGTCGCGACCATTTCGGTGCAGCTGGCCGCACTGATGGGGGCCGTCTGGGGCATGCAGCTGGTCGCCTCGGCACTCAAGGGCCTCAGCGGCGGCGTGTCCGTCGTGGTCACCGCCGCGGCGCAGGGCGCGCTCGGCTGGTACGCGACGGTACTGATCGGCCGGGCGGCTGAGCATTACCTCATCACGGGGAAATCATGGGGTGAGCACGGGGCGAAGCGCGCCGTCGCGGATATCGTGGCCGGACTCGACCGCGATTCCATCCTGCGCGAGGCGCGCGAGGAAATTCTCAGGCGCCTGCACCGGTAG
- the metX gene encoding homoserine O-succinyltransferase MetX has product MSAEPLTVISLPETACVAAPRCAADLTEQRGVRRISFVPKYGSETVNVDVRYLWCGAPHAPTVIVQGGISADRDVCAGRDRATGWWQELVGQGAAIDLAECRVLSIDWLVPGDLGDDVASVSSEDQASALAALVDELGIGRVQAFVGSSYGAMTGLAFAAAHPDKLRSLVLLAGAHRPHPLSTAQRSVQRGIVRLGIESGRVDEALALARQLAMTTYRGSEEFSRRFAAGPELRDGRFHFPVEDYLEHAGRRFVERFDPSRFLALSESIDLHDISPERVSAPTTLVGFPSDRLVPLSDLCELQRRLGGTATLEVVDSPYGHDAFLKETVQLAPVLRHALNDCRGDR; this is encoded by the coding sequence ATGTCAGCCGAGCCCCTCACCGTGATCTCCCTCCCCGAAACGGCCTGCGTTGCCGCGCCGCGTTGCGCGGCCGACCTCACCGAGCAGCGTGGCGTGCGCCGCATCTCCTTCGTCCCGAAGTACGGCAGCGAAACCGTCAATGTGGACGTCCGTTACCTGTGGTGCGGCGCGCCTCATGCGCCGACGGTGATCGTGCAGGGCGGCATCTCCGCCGATCGTGACGTCTGCGCCGGACGCGACCGAGCGACTGGCTGGTGGCAGGAGCTGGTGGGGCAGGGCGCCGCGATCGACCTCGCCGAATGCCGCGTGCTGTCGATCGACTGGCTGGTCCCGGGCGACCTGGGCGACGACGTGGCTTCGGTTTCCAGCGAGGATCAGGCATCCGCGCTGGCCGCGCTGGTGGACGAACTGGGCATCGGTCGCGTTCAGGCCTTCGTGGGCTCCTCATACGGCGCGATGACCGGCCTGGCCTTCGCGGCCGCCCATCCGGACAAGCTGCGTTCGCTGGTACTGCTCGCCGGGGCGCACCGTCCGCACCCGCTGTCCACGGCGCAGCGCTCCGTGCAGCGCGGCATCGTCCGCCTCGGCATCGAGTCCGGCCGGGTGGATGAAGCGCTCGCCCTGGCCCGTCAGCTGGCGATGACAACGTACCGCGGCAGCGAGGAATTCTCGCGCCGTTTCGCCGCCGGCCCTGAACTGCGCGACGGCCGCTTCCACTTCCCCGTGGAGGATTACCTGGAGCATGCCGGCCGTCGCTTCGTCGAACGTTTCGACCCGTCGCGTTTTCTCGCCCTTTCCGAGTCCATCGACCTGCATGACATCTCGCCGGAACGGGTTTCCGCACCGACGACGCTGGTCGGCTTCCCTTCCGATCGCCTCGTTCCGCTGTCGGACCTGTGCGAACTGCAGCGCCGTCTCGGCGGCACCGCCACCCTCGAAGTCGTGGACTCGCCGTACGGCCACGACGCCTTCCTCAAAGAAACCGTGCAGCTCGCTCCCGTGCTGCGTCACGCACTCAACGACTGTCGCGGAGACCGCTGA
- a CDS encoding glutaredoxin family protein has product MSDFTLFQRDDCHLCDQALEVLAQARLPDFSSVWIDEDEALESRYGTRVPVLRRGDGMELDWPFDVARVRAFAG; this is encoded by the coding sequence ATGTCCGACTTCACCTTGTTCCAGCGAGATGACTGCCACCTCTGCGATCAGGCGCTGGAGGTGTTGGCGCAGGCGCGGTTACCGGATTTTTCGTCGGTGTGGATCGATGAGGATGAGGCGCTGGAGAGCAGGTATGGGACGCGTGTGCCCGTATTGCGCCGGGGCGACGGGATGGAGCTGGACTGGCCGTTCGATGTGGCGCGAGTCAGGGCTTTCGCGGGTTGA
- a CDS encoding homoserine dehydrogenase, whose amino-acid sequence MSAVVAAPLVDTAPRTAVVLLGTGVVGRALLTLLATPAARSLRLVGAANSKRQHTHADGLVPADVAAFLAKGRDGRENAPLLAALDATGAERKVVIDATACSIEASRHAEWLAAGYHVVTANKALAGGHLSGWRALQGATANGSVYGDAATVGAGLPVLSTLRRLRNCGDSLLTLEGVFSGSLSWLFNQYDGSRPFSALLSDARRLGFTEPDPRSDLSGEDVARKLLIIARNAGFALGTEEVEVESLVPEALRDLDTATFLERLGELDEPLRIRHEQAKANGKVLRYLARLNQRGRARVGLVEVGPEHPASRLSGTDNQFALTTTRYHATPLVIQGPGAGPEITAQALLGDVLAL is encoded by the coding sequence GTGAGCGCCGTGGTCGCCGCTCCCCTCGTGGACACGGCGCCGCGCACGGCGGTCGTCCTGCTCGGCACCGGCGTGGTGGGGCGTGCCTTGCTGACCCTGCTCGCGACACCGGCGGCGCGTTCCCTGCGCCTCGTTGGCGCCGCGAACTCGAAGCGTCAGCACACGCATGCTGACGGCCTGGTCCCTGCCGATGTCGCGGCGTTTCTCGCCAAGGGCAGGGATGGTCGCGAAAACGCGCCACTTCTGGCCGCGCTCGACGCCACGGGCGCCGAACGCAAGGTGGTCATCGACGCGACGGCGTGTTCGATCGAGGCCAGCCGCCACGCCGAGTGGCTGGCGGCGGGTTACCACGTCGTCACCGCCAACAAGGCGCTGGCCGGGGGCCATCTGTCCGGTTGGCGCGCGCTTCAGGGCGCAACCGCGAACGGCAGCGTTTATGGCGACGCCGCGACGGTGGGCGCCGGTCTTCCGGTGCTGTCCACGCTAAGGCGCCTGCGCAACTGCGGCGACAGCCTGCTGACACTGGAAGGCGTGTTTTCCGGTTCGCTGTCCTGGCTGTTCAACCAGTATGACGGCAGCCGCCCTTTTTCGGCGTTGTTGTCGGACGCGCGGCGGCTGGGCTTTACCGAGCCCGACCCCCGCTCGGACCTTTCGGGCGAGGATGTCGCGCGCAAGCTGCTGATCATCGCGCGCAACGCGGGATTCGCATTGGGTACGGAAGAAGTGGAGGTTGAGAGCCTCGTGCCCGAGGCGCTCCGCGATCTCGATACCGCCACGTTCCTCGAGCGGCTCGGCGAGCTCGATGAACCGCTGCGCATCCGGCACGAGCAGGCGAAGGCCAACGGCAAGGTGCTGCGCTACCTGGCACGCCTCAACCAGCGCGGCCGGGCGCGCGTAGGCCTCGTGGAAGTGGGCCCGGAGCATCCCGCGTCCCGCCTGTCCGGCACCGACAACCAGTTCGCGCTGACGACAACGCGCTATCACGCGACGCCTCTGGTGATCCAGGGTCCGGGCGCCGGCCCCGAAATCACGGCGCAGGCGCTGCTGGGCGATGTGCTGGCACTTTAA
- a CDS encoding APC family permease — MSHHHIRRDVGAFALMLTGLGSIIGSGWLFGAWHAAQLAGPGAVYAWIIGAVIILFIALTYAELGAMFPESGGMVRYGHYSHGSLVGFIAGWANWIAIVSVIPVEAEASVQYMASWPWEWAQWTKGLYVVTAGHGELTPPGLAIAAVLVMVYFFLNFWSVKLFAKSNTAITVFKLVVPAATGIALIATSYNPGNFDIGAHGGTHAIDISSILTAVAISGIVFSFNGFQSPVNLAGEARNPGRSVPFAVIGSILLATVVYVLLQVAFIGAVPPDQLGKGWAGLEYASPFAQLATALMINWMAILLYADAFVSPSGTGATYTATTARMIYAMERNGQLPKIFGHINPRFGIPRPAMWLNLVVSFIFLFFFRGWGTLAAVISVSTIISYLTGPVSVMTLRRTAPELKRPLRIAGLPILAALAFIFATELLYWAKWPLTGEIILLMVVALPIYFYYTAKSGWEDFSRHLRGAWWLIVYLPVLALVSWAGSKTFGGRDFIPYGYDLAVVAVIGVIFYFWGVASGWRTPMVEAARFHHDEDSGGGPVLPPSADEAEAVTGRR; from the coding sequence ATGTCACATCACCATATCCGCCGCGATGTCGGCGCCTTCGCCCTGATGCTCACCGGCCTGGGCTCGATCATCGGCTCGGGCTGGCTCTTCGGCGCCTGGCACGCCGCCCAGCTCGCCGGCCCTGGCGCCGTCTACGCCTGGATCATCGGCGCCGTCATCATTCTCTTCATCGCCCTGACCTACGCGGAACTGGGTGCGATGTTCCCCGAATCCGGCGGTATGGTTCGCTACGGCCACTACTCGCACGGCTCGCTGGTCGGCTTCATCGCCGGCTGGGCCAACTGGATCGCCATCGTCTCGGTCATTCCGGTCGAAGCCGAAGCCTCGGTCCAGTACATGGCGTCATGGCCCTGGGAATGGGCGCAGTGGACCAAGGGCCTGTATGTGGTCACCGCCGGTCACGGTGAGCTGACACCGCCGGGCCTGGCGATCGCCGCGGTGCTGGTGATGGTCTACTTCTTCCTCAACTTCTGGAGCGTGAAGCTGTTCGCCAAGAGCAACACGGCGATCACGGTATTCAAGCTCGTCGTTCCGGCCGCGACCGGTATCGCGCTAATCGCCACGAGCTACAACCCCGGCAACTTCGACATCGGCGCGCATGGCGGCACTCACGCGATCGACATCTCCTCGATCCTGACCGCCGTGGCCATCTCCGGCATCGTCTTCAGCTTCAACGGTTTCCAGAGCCCCGTGAATCTGGCGGGTGAAGCGCGCAATCCCGGCCGCAGTGTGCCGTTCGCGGTGATCGGCTCGATCCTCCTGGCCACCGTGGTCTACGTGCTGTTGCAGGTCGCCTTCATCGGCGCGGTACCGCCCGATCAGCTCGGCAAGGGCTGGGCGGGTCTGGAATACGCTTCGCCGTTCGCCCAGCTCGCCACGGCGCTGATGATCAACTGGATGGCGATCCTGCTGTACGCCGATGCGTTCGTCAGCCCCAGCGGCACCGGCGCCACGTACACCGCCACCACCGCACGCATGATCTACGCGATGGAGCGCAACGGTCAGCTGCCGAAGATCTTCGGCCATATCAACCCGCGCTTCGGTATCCCGCGCCCGGCGATGTGGCTCAACCTCGTCGTGAGCTTCATCTTCCTGTTCTTCTTCCGCGGCTGGGGCACCCTGGCCGCGGTGATCTCGGTGTCGACGATCATTTCGTACCTCACCGGTCCGGTCAGCGTCATGACCCTGCGCCGCACCGCGCCGGAACTGAAGCGTCCGCTGCGCATCGCCGGCCTGCCCATCCTCGCCGCGCTGGCCTTCATCTTCGCGACCGAGCTGCTGTACTGGGCCAAGTGGCCGCTCACCGGCGAGATCATCCTGCTGATGGTCGTGGCCCTGCCGATCTACTTCTACTACACCGCCAAATCGGGCTGGGAAGATTTCAGCCGCCACCTCAGGGGTGCCTGGTGGCTCATCGTCTACCTGCCGGTCCTGGCGCTGGTGTCCTGGGCGGGCAGCAAGACCTTCGGCGGCCGCGACTTCATTCCCTACGGCTACGACCTGGCCGTGGTCGCCGTCATCGGTGTGATCTTCTACTTCTGGGGCGTCGCCTCCGGCTGGCGCACCCCGATGGTCGAAGCCGCGCGCTTCCACCATGACGAGGACTCCGGCGGCGGCCCCGTCCTTCCGCCCAGCGCGGATGAGGCCGAAGCAGTCACCGGTCGCCGGTAA
- a CDS encoding peptide chain release factor 3, whose product MSSHLTETRRRRSFAIVSHPDAGKTTLTEKILLFGGAIQMAGSVKSRKAARHATSDWMALEKERGISVTSSVMQFPYDDAIVNLLDTPGHADFSEDTYRVLTAVDSALMVIDCAKGVEERTIKLMEVCRLRDTPIMTFINKLDREGRSPIELLDEVESVLGIACAPVTWPIGMGSRLKGVYHVVLDEVHVFEPGKNFTRQDSTIFKGLDDPALATMIGQAALDELREELELVLGASNPFDIDAYLAGKQTPVFFGSAVNNFGVQLLLDFFVEHAPSPRSRETLTREVKPEEEKLTGFVFKIQANMDPAHRDRVAFMRVCSGTYTAGMKMQQTRTGKEVRIANALTFMASDREIVERAYPGDVIGLHNHGTITIGDTFTEGEPLSFTGIPNFAPELFRRARLRDPMKMKALQKGLAQLSEEGATQFFRPLMSNDLILGAVGVLQFDVVAYRLKDEYNVDSSFEQVGVATARWIHCDDAKKLEEFREKNAGNLAIDAAGELVYLAPTRVNLQLAQERWPGVRFSATREHAASVDV is encoded by the coding sequence ATGTCCTCACACCTCACCGAAACCCGCCGGCGGCGCAGTTTTGCCATCGTCAGCCACCCCGACGCGGGCAAAACGACCCTGACCGAGAAGATCCTGCTGTTCGGCGGCGCGATCCAGATGGCCGGCTCGGTGAAAAGCCGCAAGGCCGCCCGCCACGCGACGTCCGACTGGATGGCGCTGGAAAAGGAGCGCGGCATTTCGGTGACCTCGTCGGTCATGCAGTTCCCCTATGACGACGCCATCGTCAACCTGCTGGACACCCCCGGCCACGCGGACTTCTCCGAGGACACCTACCGCGTGCTCACGGCGGTCGACTCGGCGCTGATGGTGATCGACTGCGCCAAGGGCGTCGAGGAGCGCACGATCAAGCTCATGGAAGTCTGTCGCCTGCGCGACACGCCGATCATGACCTTCATCAACAAGCTCGACCGTGAAGGCCGCTCGCCGATCGAACTGCTCGACGAAGTCGAGTCCGTACTCGGGATCGCCTGCGCACCGGTGACCTGGCCGATCGGCATGGGTTCCCGTCTGAAGGGCGTTTACCACGTGGTGCTCGACGAAGTGCACGTGTTCGAGCCGGGCAAGAACTTCACCCGCCAGGACTCGACGATCTTCAAGGGCCTGGACGATCCCGCACTCGCCACGATGATCGGACAGGCCGCGCTCGACGAACTGCGCGAAGAGCTCGAACTGGTTCTCGGCGCATCGAATCCCTTCGACATCGACGCCTACCTCGCCGGTAAACAGACACCGGTGTTCTTCGGTTCGGCGGTCAACAACTTCGGCGTGCAACTGCTGCTCGACTTCTTCGTCGAGCACGCACCCTCGCCGCGCAGCCGCGAGACGCTGACGCGTGAAGTCAAGCCAGAAGAAGAGAAGCTCACCGGCTTCGTTTTCAAGATTCAGGCGAACATGGACCCGGCACATCGTGACCGCGTCGCTTTCATGCGTGTCTGCTCGGGCACCTACACCGCTGGCATGAAAATGCAGCAGACGCGTACCGGCAAGGAGGTGCGCATCGCCAATGCGCTCACCTTCATGGCGTCCGATCGCGAAATCGTGGAGCGGGCGTACCCGGGCGATGTCATCGGCCTGCATAACCATGGCACGATCACCATCGGCGATACCTTCACCGAAGGGGAGCCACTGTCGTTCACCGGCATCCCGAACTTCGCGCCGGAGCTCTTCCGTCGTGCGCGTCTGCGTGACCCGATGAAGATGAAAGCGCTGCAGAAGGGTCTCGCGCAGCTGTCGGAAGAAGGCGCGACGCAGTTCTTCCGCCCGCTGATGTCGAACGACCTGATTCTCGGCGCGGTCGGCGTGCTGCAGTTCGATGTGGTCGCCTATCGTCTGAAGGACGAGTACAACGTCGACTCGAGTTTCGAGCAGGTCGGTGTGGCGACGGCGCGCTGGATCCATTGCGACGACGCGAAAAAGCTCGAGGAATTCCGCGAGAAGAACGCGGGGAATCTGGCGATCGATGCGGCGGGCGAGCTGGTTTACCTCGCCCCGACGCGAGTCAATCTGCAGCTGGCACAGGAGCGCTGGCCGGGAGTCCGGTTCTCGGCGACGCGCGAGCATGCGGCGTCGGTCGACGTCTGA